A single region of the Silene latifolia isolate original U9 population chromosome 8, ASM4854445v1, whole genome shotgun sequence genome encodes:
- the LOC141596446 gene encoding F-box/LRR-repeat protein At3g26922-like, whose amino-acid sequence MESMSKKCRSCENNDGIQDRLSGLPDEVIVHILTLMPTLDAVRAMLLRRFADLWTLVPALNFDFGEYSGRMTRINDERLSNHPMFSSFARFVRNVLMLYRRSTIDTFYLSIKDVEVELVDAKMIGDVQMWLRFAISKQVKDLYFDCDPLHDGLCPPHCVFTSQSLAVLTLSHCTLDNFEHQSQPHMGALTKLSLTRVCGTTNAYDKLLRGCPSLQELFIDVSDAPGLLSLNVNAPSVSKLYLHLFSCRCILNCPSLKIMDIAVYSKSSPLVPLRATDFISLQEVNVKILPRRCSYYLVHSLFGLIENAKVFTLSCEAFKHITSTKKMEFPQNRWKRIVLHPQWDRERCLQVICMLIGSSINLEELIICAGESPGKCELACPKFHTCLLPLLKTVTIHGNHGYEKWCKGQLQVIEFLLRNAVVLDKLVITLGKSKLTTAEELDLIKQVSTFRRASADVTVIFA is encoded by the exons ATGGAATCAATGTCCAAGAAGTGTAGAAGTTGTGAAAATAATGATGGTATTCAGGATCGGTTGAGTGGTTTGCCTGATGAAGTGATTGTGCATATACTTACATTAATGCCTACTCTAGATGCTGTTAGAGCAATGTTACTTCGGCGATTCGCAGACCTCTGGACTTTGGTTCCTGCTCTTAATTTTGATTTTGGCGAATACTCTGGTAGAATGACTAGGATTAATGATGAACGACTAAGCAATCATCCGATGTTTTCGAGCTTTGCCCGTTTTGTCCGAAATGTGCTGATGCTTTATCGAAGGTCAACCATTGATACTTTTTACCTTTCTATCAAAGATGTCGAAGTAGAGCTAGTAGATGCAAAGATGATTGGTGATGTTCAAATGTGGCTGAGGTTTGCTATTAGTAAACAAGTCAAAGATCTCTATTTTGATTGTGATCCTCTTCACGATGGTTTATGCCCACCTCATTGTGTTTTTACCAGTCAATCTCTTGCTGTACTTACACTCTCTCACTGTACGCTCGATAATTTTGAGCACCAATCTCAACCCCACATGGGAGCGTTAACAAAATTATCACTTACACGGGTTTGTGGAACTACTAATGCTTACGATAAATTATTACGTGGATGCCCTTCTCTACAAGAACTGTTTATAGATGTTTCTGATGCTCCAGGGTTATTGAGTTTGAATGTCAATGCTCCAAGTGTTAGTAAGTTGTACCTTCACCTGTTCAGCTGCAGGTGTATCCTCAATTGTCCCAGCCTGAAAATTATGGATATCGCTGTATATTCAAAATCATCACCTCTTGTTCCCCTGCGCGCGACTGATTTTATATCTCTTCAAGAAGTGAATGTCAAGATTTTGCCACGGAGATGCTCTTACTATCTGGTTCACTCATTGTTTGGACTAATTGAAAATGCTAAGGTTTTTACGTTGTCATGTGAAGCTTTTAAG CATATAACTTCCACCAAGAAAATGGAATTCCCACAAAATAGATGGAAGCGTATAGTTTTGCACCCACAGTGGGATCGTGAAAGATGCCTTCAAGTTATCTGTATGTTGATCGGAAGTTCGATCAACTTGGAAGAGCTCATAATATGCGCAGGAGAATCACCG GGTAAATGTGAGTTAGCTTGCCCAAAGTTTCATACTTGTTTGCTGCCACTACTTAAGACGGTCACCATTCATGGGAATCATGGCTATGAGAAATGGTGCAAAGGTCAGCTCCAAGTAATAGAATTTTTGCTGAGAAACGCTGTCGTACTGGATAAATTGGTAATTACTCTTGGGAAGAGTAAGCTAACAACCGCCGAGGAGCTCGATTTGATTAAGCAAGTATCAACATTCAGAAGAGCCTCCGCAGATGTAACTGTAATCTTTGCTTGA
- the LOC141596450 gene encoding uncharacterized protein LOC141596450, with the protein MAARAPKMGASECDDGDVEPRPEKGLAKVPMFGTWEGGEVVQYTKYIDNSKKTKNLQSGFEPQMNGDVGRGPTVASREGQERPSSVAQAPAHPKANLQPRTTARQGNQGASIPHYGQWNTDPSQAEGYTVAFSRAREERQTPQNDTPRNYGKEPWIRDLFVNCGQHRPPIHEDAYGGGIRTRYDQIGSGAKIPLENASQVNVASTPRNLMPTMSTIYQPEQKPTKQASIERLPSQISCHSILVVNRCELC; encoded by the exons ATGGCT GCCAGGGCCCCGAAAATGGGTGCATCTGAATGTGATGATGGAGATGTGGAACCTAGACCTGAGAAGGGTCTCGCCAAGGTACCTATGTTTGGTACTTGGGAGGGAGGAGAAGTGGTTCAGTACACGAAATATATTGACAAttcaaagaaaacaaagaatttGCAGTCAGGGTTTGAGCCTCAGATGAATGGAGATGTAGGCCGTGGTCCAACTGTAGCTAGCCGAGAAGGGCAAGAAAGGCCTTCTTCTGTGGCTCAAGCACCAGCCCATCCGAAAGCCAATCTTCAGCCTCGAACTACTGCTCGTCAAGGAAATCAAGGT GCAAGCATTCCACACTATGGTCAATGGAATACTGATCCTTCACAGGCTGAGGGTTACACAGTTGCATTTTCAAGGGCAAGAGAAGAGAGGCAAACACCCCAAAACGACACACCACGTAACTATGGTAAGGAGCCATGGATCAGGGACCTTTTTGTTAATTGTGGCCAGCATCGACCGCCAATACATGAGGACGCTTATGGAGGAGGAATTAGAACGAGGTATGATCAAATAGGTAGTGGAGCTAAAATTCCATTGGAGAATGCTAGCCAAGTTAATGTAGCTTCTACACCTCGGAATTTGATGCCTACTATGAGTACTATCTATCAACCTGAACAAAAACCGACAAAACAGGCAAGTATAGAAAGACTACCATCCCAGATTTCTTGCCATTCTATTTTGGTGGTCAATCGATGTGAACTTTGCTAA